A window from Moritella yayanosii encodes these proteins:
- the bamC gene encoding outer membrane protein assembly factor BamC, with protein sequence MTMSSTGHRLTNAKRYSVLACAILVSACSGTDTRRQANQDFEYLKQTTQPELVIAEGLDTPLYTQRYNVPELAEGAENRPVGADVDVRSPVQILALSPLVRVEEGSENVTIWFNSRSSKENISAQVWTLLANFLADKKVAIAKLDETNHTLETDWLINQETFDEFKEVSKYELKQRYKFTLLTATSKRTVGLQVDLIDHEERLEGTKVDNNLSKGDRRRFAVQMLNLVNIYYEVDRIEGNNKETAEQKASKLKIDFVDQKHPVITLNIPFDDAWQLLPMVLNKVGMTVEDEDKLAATMLVSFDEQSDKFWTDNKITPVTLAEDDYRIQVGEIKGHTSIAFFGDDKQPLSAEVMSQLFISLKDAADALRAEKTTNEE encoded by the coding sequence CACAAGACGTCAGGCCAATCAAGACTTTGAATATTTAAAGCAGACAACACAGCCAGAATTGGTGATTGCAGAAGGGCTTGATACACCGTTATACACACAGCGTTATAACGTGCCTGAATTAGCCGAAGGGGCTGAAAATCGCCCCGTAGGAGCTGATGTTGATGTACGTTCGCCAGTACAAATTCTAGCGTTATCGCCATTGGTACGTGTTGAAGAAGGCAGTGAAAATGTGACGATTTGGTTTAATAGCCGTAGTTCAAAAGAAAATATTTCTGCGCAGGTATGGACATTATTAGCTAACTTCTTAGCCGATAAAAAAGTAGCGATTGCCAAGCTAGATGAAACGAATCATACCTTAGAAACGGATTGGTTAATTAACCAAGAAACGTTTGATGAATTTAAAGAAGTATCGAAATACGAACTCAAGCAGCGTTATAAATTCACGTTATTAACCGCGACAAGTAAGCGTACTGTCGGTCTACAAGTAGATTTGATTGATCACGAAGAACGTTTAGAAGGTACTAAGGTTGATAATAATTTAAGTAAAGGCGATCGCCGTCGTTTTGCCGTGCAGATGTTAAACCTAGTTAATATTTATTACGAAGTTGACCGTATCGAAGGTAATAACAAAGAAACGGCAGAACAAAAAGCGTCGAAGCTTAAAATTGATTTTGTTGATCAAAAACACCCTGTTATTACCTTAAATATTCCGTTTGATGATGCTTGGCAGTTATTACCAATGGTATTAAACAAAGTAGGGATGACAGTTGAAGATGAAGATAAACTTGCTGCGACCATGCTCGTGAGCTTTGATGAGCAGTCTGATAAGTTCTGGACTGACAATAAAATAACACCGGTGACTCTCGCGGAAGATGACTACCGTATTCAGGTTGGCGAGATCAAAGGACATACTTCAATCGCGTTCTTTGGTGACGACAAACAGCCATTGTCAGCTGAAGTGATGAGCCAGTTATTTATTAGCTTGAAAGATGCAGCTGATGCATTACGTGCAGAGAAAACAACAAACGAAGAGTAA
- a CDS encoding DUF2897 family protein, with amino-acid sequence MVWLIILVALGFILGSIMALKYTANMKMKIPEEIEHQFNKALHLDAGKHAKALPDDDDDKDQQEYNNEYRNEYNKNPMPDEVKKDSDK; translated from the coding sequence ATGGTTTGGCTCATTATTCTAGTGGCCTTAGGTTTCATTCTAGGGTCAATCATGGCGTTAAAATACACCGCAAACATGAAAATGAAGATACCAGAAGAAATTGAACACCAATTTAACAAAGCTTTACATCTGGATGCCGGAAAACATGCCAAAGCATTACCGGATGATGATGACGACAAAGACCAGCAAGAATATAACAATGAATACCGTAATGAATACAACAAAAATCCAATGCCCGATGAAGTAAAAAAAGATTCAGATAAATAA